Sequence from the Corallococcus sp. EGB genome:
GCGCGCTGTCCGCGGTGCGGGCCGGGGACGACAAGTCAGCGGCGACGGAGATGGCGGCGCTGGCCAATGACTACCCGGCGCTGAAGGACCGCTGCCTCACGCACGCGGGCGTGGCGCTGGAGTCCCAGGGCCGGCTGGACGACGCGGCGGCGAGCTTCAAGCAGGTGCCGGAAGGCTCGCGCATGTACGTGGACGCGCGGCTGGGGCTGGCGCGCGTGCTGCGCAAGAAGAAGGACTACGACGGCGCCATGGCGGCGCTGGAGCCGCTCACCGCGCGCGCCATGACGGGCTGGGGCCGCAACGTGGGCGCGGAGGCGCTCATCGCCACGGCGGACCTGGCGGCGGAGAAGAAGGACAAGGCCGCGGAGCGGGCCGCGCTGTGGAAGCTGTGGGCGTCCCAGCCGCTGTCGCCCATCGTCAAGCAGGTGGAGAAGCGCCTCAAGGGGCAGACGCCGCCGGTGGAGGCCAGGGTGGGCCGCGCGGAGGCGCTGATTGAAGCGCACCGCAACAAGCAGGGCATGGCCATCCTGGAGCCCATGCTCAAGACGCTGAAGATGCCGGACGCGCTCGCGTGCCGCGCGCACTTCGCCTACGGCAAGGGGCAGCGCAAGGAGCGCCAGCACACGGTCGCCATCCAGGTGCTCACGCCGGTGGTGGAGCAGTGCAAGGACCGCGACCTCCTGGCGCGCGCGCTGTACGTGCTGGGCTCGTCGCGCTCCATCGTGGATCAGCAGCGCGGCACGGACACCTACGAGCGGCTGGCGAAGGAGTTCCCGGACCACTCGTTCGCGGACGACGCGCTCTTCTACGCGGCGGACCTGTACGTGAAGACGAACCGCCCCAAGGAGGCCATGGCGCGCCTGGATGAAGTGGCGCGGCTGTACCCCAAGGGCGACTTCCTGGGCGAGGCGCTCTTCAAGGCCTTCTGGGTGGCGCGCACGTCGAAGGCGGAGGACGGGGGCTTCTCCTTCCTGGACCGCATCGAGGAGCAGTTCGCCAACGCGGACGAGTCCTACGACGTGGAGCGAGCGCGCTACTGGCGGGCCCGCACGCTGGAGGAGCGCGGCAACATCCAGGGTGCGGTGGAGCTGATGGAGAAGCTCGCCGTGGAGCACCCGGCCACGTACTACGGCCTGATGGCGCGCACGAAGCTGGGCGAGCTGGATCCGAAGCGGCTGGAGGCGGTGTCGTCCTCCATCTTCGAAGTGCCGGAGGCGGCCAGCCCCTGGCCGATGTTCGCGGGCCCCATGGGGGATGATCCGCACTTCCGCGCGGGCGTGGAGCTGCTCAGGCTGGGCTTCGCGGACTCCGTGTCGTCGGAGCTGATGCTGGTGAACCGCGCGAACCAGCCGCCGGAGTCCATGCGGCTCCTGGTGATGGTGCTCTCGCAGTCCGGTGACGCGCGGTCGGCGCACGCCATCGCGCGGCTCGCGCTGCGCAAGGACCTGAGCGGGCGCATCACCGCGCAGACGCGGCCGGTGTGGGAGGTGGCCTATCCCAACGCGTTCCGCGACCTGATTGAAAAGCACACCGCGCCCGCGGGCGTGGAGCCGGACCTGCTCCAGGCGCTGATGCGCGAGGAGAGCGCGTTGGATCCCAAGGCCCTGTCCTGGGCCGGCGCCATGGGCCTCACGCAGCTGATGCCGTCCACGGCGAAGGGCGTGGCGCACGACCTCAAGGTGAAGAAGTTCACCGTGGACTCGCTGCTCCAGCCGGAGCTGAACATCCGCTTCGGCGCGCACTACCTGGGCGGCCTCATCAAGCAGTTCAAGGGCCACACGCCCTACGCGGTGGGCAGCTACAACGCGGGCTCCGGCGCGGTGAACCGCTGGCGCGCGGCCAACCCGGCCCTGCCGCTGGACGCGTGGGTGGAGGAGATCCCCATCGCGGAGACGCGCGGCTACATCAAGCGCGTGCTGCGCTCGTACAACACCTACCAGCTCCTCTACGGGCGCGCGCCCAAGGTGCCGGTGATGCCCAGTGCATCGCGTTAGTATGTAGTCCAGGCTTCAGGTGCGGGTGGTCCCTGCCGCGGAACGGCGGGTTTGATGGACGGTGGGTGCAGCGCTTCGACGACCGTCCGGGCAAGGCGTCTGGCGAGTACTGAATTGGTCCTGATTGCCAGATGGGGGCAGAGCGAGAAGCGGCGCTCATGCCGTCCTGGCCTTGGGCGCGGGAAGCGGCTCGGGGGCTTGCGTCGGGTTGGTAGGCTGGAGGGGCCGTCAATCCACTCCCTCGTTTGCGTGAAGGAAACACGCCATGAGCCAGCCCAGCGCCCCCAGCCCACAACCCATAGACCTCAACCGCACCGCCGTCGAAATCGCCCCCGAGACCTTCTGGGTCGGGAAGCGAGAGCCCGGCGGCATCTTCTTCGCCAACCCGTACCTGCGCCGCTTTCGGGGCACGGACGCGCGGACGAAGAAGCCCGCCGAGTTCAACCTCCTCATCGACCCCGGGTCGAGCAGTGACTTCTCCACCATCCACACGAAGGTGGTGTCGCTGATTGGGGGGATGGATCGCCTGTCGGCGCTCTTCATCAACCACCAGGATCCGGACGTGGGTTCGTCCGCGAACATCATCTCGGCGCGCTACTCGCCGCGCGCGAGCATCCTGTGCTCCGAGGACACCTGGCGGCTCATCGTCCACTTCAACCTGCCGCGAAACCGCTTCATCCCGACGGAGAAGTTCTCGGCGGGGTTGAGCGTGCCCACGGGGCACAAGCTGTTGCCGGTGCCGTCGCCGTTCTGCCACTTCCGGGGCGCGGTGATGCTCTACGACCCGCAGACGCGGGTGCTCTTCACGGGGGACCTCTTCGGAGGCCTCACGGACAGCAAGGCGCAGGGGCTCTGGGCGGAGGAGTCCGACTGGACGGGCATCCGGGCGTTCCATCAGATCTACATGCCGGTGAACTCGGCGCTGGTGCGCGCGGTGGCGGCCATCCGGAAGCTGACGCCCGCGGTGGAGATGATCGCCCCGCAGCACGGCCGCGTCATCCGGGGCAAGCTGGTGCAGCAGTTCCTGGAGCGCATGGAGCGGCTGCAGGTGGGCCTGGACATCATCGACGAGGCGCAGGACCGCACGCACCTGCAGGCCTGGAACGCGGTAGTGGACCGGGTGCTGAACCTGGCGCGCGGCTACCTGGGCGACTCGGTGGAGGCGAAGCTCACCGCGAGCGAGCAGCTGTCGGACACGGCGAAGTTCAACGGCAAGCGGCTGGAGGTGAGCCGCATGGGCAAGTGGACGCTGGAGCACGTGGTGGAGATGCTCTGCCAGGGCGAGCCCTCGGAGATCTCCGGGCCGATCATGGTGGAGGCCACCCTCGCCGCGGCGGAGTACAACCTGCCCACGCCGCACCTGGACCTCGAAGGCGCGGGTGCGCCGGCGCCGGTCTCGTTGCTGGAGCCGTAGGAGAGGGGAGGGAGGGGTGGATCCGAAGGATCGTGACAGCGGAGGGGTGGCGTACCTGCGCCCGGAGGCATTGCACGGGAAGGGCCCGGCCGATGATGGGCTGGAGCCCACGCTGCCGCAGGTGCGCACGCCCGTGTCACCGGGCGGCACGTTGCTCCAGGGGGCGGTGACGCCCCGGCCTCCCGTGCCCGTGCACCAGGGATTGGTGCCCGGGCAGGTGGTGGCGGGGCGCTACCGGGTGGAGAAGTGGCTCGGCGTGGGCGGCACGTCGGCGGTGTATCAGGCGCTGGATTTGAAGCAGCACCAGCGCGTGGCGCTCAAGGTGCTGGCGGTGCCGTACGCGGACGAGGCGATGGTGACGCGCTTCCGCCAGGAGGTGGAGCACGCCCGGGCGCTGGAGCACGTGAACATCCTGCATGTGTTCGACGTGGGGGCGGACGGGGACCGGCATTACCTGACGGTGGAGCTGCTGGAGGGGAAGGACCTGCGGCAGGTGATGCAGGAGGGACGCCCCACGCTGGCCAATGCGTTGCGGTGGCTGACGCATGCCACGGTGGCGCTGGAGCACGCGCATGCGCACGGGGTGCTGCACCGGGACGTGAAGCCGGGGAACCTGTTCATCACTCGCACGGGGGTGTTGAAGCTGATGGACTTTGGCCTGGCCAAGAGCGCGCATGTGATGGGCAACACGGCCCAGGGCGCGACGCTGGGGACGCCGGAGTACATGGCGCCGGAACAGGTGACGGGGACGCCGGTGTCTCCGGCCACGGACCTGTATGCGCTGGGGGTGGTGGCGTATGAGCTGCTCGCGGGGCGGTTGCCGTTCCGGCATGCGCAGCCGGTGCCGCTGATGCTGATGCATGTGCAGGAGACGGCCGTGCCTCCTCGGAAGCTGCGGCCGGAGCTGCCGGAGGCCTTCGAGCAGGTCGTGCTCAGGTTGATGCGGAAGCGGCCGGAGGAGCGGTACGCGAGCGCCACGGTGCTGCGCGCTGAACTGGCGAAGCTGTGGCCGCTGGTGCTCCGGCTCGGACGCGCGCTATAGCGGGCTCCTTCACCCGGGGGCCCGCCATGTCTGTCAAATTCAACCACACGATTGTCCACGCGAAGGATCAGGTCGCGTCCGCGCGATTCCTCGCGGAGCTGCTTGGACTGCCCGAGCCCACGCGCTTCGGGCACTTCCATGCGGTGAAGCTGTCGGATGGAGCGACGCTCGACTACATGACCACGCAGGAGGCCATCTCCGCCCAGCACTACGCGTTCCTGGTGTCGGAGGAGGTCTTCGACTCGCTGATCGCGAAGATCCGTGAGCGGAAGATCCAGCACTGGGCTGATCCGTTCGGTCACCAGGAGAACCAGATCAACACCCATGACGGAGGCCGTGGGGTCTACTTCCAGGACCCCAGTGGCCACTACATGGAGGCCATCACCGTGCCCTACGGCGGGTGGTGATTGCACGGTAAGCAAGTGAGTGGCTCACCAGAAGGCAGGACCGCGGTGTGCATGTGGTAATGGGAGCAACTAGCTTGAAACTTGTATCTCGGGTACGCCGGCAGTGTTTAAGAGTTGATAAATGTCGGCTGTCCTCTTCCTTTGCCCTCGCTCACTGCAAAACGTGAATATTGCGCGCTGTTTTGCTCTTGAGAGAGCCACGAAGAAAGTCGCAATGCCTTCCGGATTTCCTGCGACATGGCTCCACCACATTTTGTCGTCCAAACCTACGAAAATGATCGTGTCGAACTCAAGTCCCTTGCTCTTATGGATAGTCATCAAGGGAATTCGACCTTGACCCTCAAAAGCGCTAATACACGAATCCCAGTTGCTGGCTGTTGATGCGCACGATGAGAGGTGAAGGTGGAAAGCCTCGATTGCTATTTGAAGCTTATCGCCTGAGTTGTACTCTTGGTATGTTTGCGACAAGGCATCTCGGTTGAGAAACGTCAAGATTCGACTGGAAATGTCCCGAACTGAGGCTTCGCTTGGGGGCGCTAGCGCCATCGCACTGCGCAACTCTCTAAGGAAAGCAGTTAGCGACTTTTCAGCGCGGTTGCTCGCGGTTTCGTCAATTTCGCCATTGGCCTGTAGTTGCTCGACAAAAGTGGTCGCGGTTCGCCATGCCAAGGGGGCTTGGCGTTTGGCTCCAAGGCGGAGAAGTGCGAGCGAGACGGATGTGAATTTCTCCGTCAAAAGTTCTTGAAGGGTTGTTTTTCCTAGACTGCGGCTTTCGTTCCGGATGCTCAAGCCCACAGTGGCTAGCGGGTCTCTGAATTTCCCCTCAAATTGCTCGGCTGATTGTCGAACCAGTAATACGTAGTCTCGCGCAGATGTTCTTCTTCGGGCAATATCTTCCGAAAGCCAGGTTGCAAGATACTTGGCTTCGCTCGCCTCTGTCCGACAGTTCCATATCTGAGCAACATCTCCGGTAATCTTCTTGGTCGAGTATGAGACTGCAGGGCTGGACTCCTTATCCAATGCTCTGGCTACCACATGCTGAATGTGGATCAGCTCTGGTGAGGATCGGAAATTGCAAAGGAGCGGAATTTTATTCGCTGAAAAATCTGTCTGGAATTTGGAAAAGGAGTCTGTTCGAGCTCCTGCCCATGCCATTATCCGTTGCTTATCATCGCCCACTGCGGTGACGACGGTTCTCGATGAGGCAAAGACTGACTGAAGAAAATCGTACTGTGCATAGGTGGTATCTTGGAATTCATCAATAAATACGAATGGATAGGTTGCGCGTAGCGCTCGGGCAACTTGGGCATTGGTGCGCAGGAGGAGTTCCGCCAGACGATTGATCATGACGAATGTCATGATCGGACCAGTGGAGTGCTGTAGGTTTTCCAGCCACCAACGTGAGATGGCAAATTCGATGCCGTTGGTCGGATTGAGCGGACTTTGCGGAAGACGAAACTCGCCGACAAGACGCGGTTCGAAGTGCAATGCCGTGAGTGCAGCAATGTCCTTTTGCCACGCCAAAGGGGCCCCAATGCGTGTGCGATCTAGAAAATCGTCGAGTTGATGTTTGCTGGGATGGTGGATCTTGTACTGACGAGTTGGTCGCCATGGTGGTGGGATAATGGCCGAGAAACGGTCAATTAATCCCTTGGTGAAGGCGTCAAAAGTCAGGGAGATAAAGCGATTCGAATTGGTTGGGTCGCATCGTTGTTGGATGCGCGTCGTGAGATTGGATGCGGCATCTGTTTTGAATGAAATGGCCAATACGCGATGTGGCGGCCTGCAGAGCCCAGTTTCTAGAAGATAGGCTGCGCGTTGGGCTAGGAACTCGGTTTTGCCTGCTCCCGGTCCGGCAACGACACAACTGTTTCCGACGTGTCTAAGCGCTTTCCAGGCGTTGGGCTCTAATTCGGTGATTCCTTTGGGACGCCAACTCTCTATAGGGGTCGTGTGCATGAGTCTTACTGGGATGGAGAGGCGGGCTTGGATGTGATTCGAGATGCTACGCTGTCTAGAAGTGACTTAAGAACCTCGGGGATGCTGTCGCGCAGTTCGTTTGGTAACAGGCGCCCAAGCACTCTTAGGTGGGTGCTGGGTTTTCCGCGTCCAAGAAATAAATAGCGATACCAGCGAAATATGGTCTCATCTGTAGTTTTGTAAAATGCTGGATTTCCATTTTCCCCAAGAACTGCAGATAGAGCATCGCCTCTTGGAGAGGGGCCGACCATATCTCCTTCTGCTCTCTGGTATGCGAGCGGTAGAGAGGTTAGCATTGAGAAGTCAAGATCCAACGGGGTGCAGAAGTATATATTGAACGTGCGCAGGTAGTTGACCCAGTCGTTGAGTAGAGAGGACTGGTCTGTGTAATTGTACTGGTCGAAATGGCTGAGGTTTATATGCGCGCCTGCTGGATCGACTGTTCTGAATAGCTGATTGGCGGCCACCCCGCGCGCCAACAGCTGTTCGCAAGCCGTTTTGATTCTTCCCCAGCCTCCGCCATGCCGGCCGACGTCGAGATCAAGTAGCGTGGCATGGGGGATCTCAAGGTCGCTTAGCAGCCTCCATAGGTGATTTACATGGCGCCCACCCAATGGAACAACCGCAACAAAAGAACGATCAATTGGCAGTCCAAGCGCCTCGGCAAGTTTTGGGAGAACAACTTCCTCGGAACTGCCTTCGCCCAGTATTACAAATTTAGAAAAGTAAAGCTCTGGAAACGTGCGAACCGCCTCTCTGATGAATTTTGCCGCCTCCTCTTCGTGTGTGGGAAGAGATATTGATCGCACTTGTGTGGTGCGATTGTGGTGGTCGAGTCGGAAGTATCGAACGCTTGCAGGATCTATCCTGGCGAGAATGCTTGGTGAATGACTGGAAATGAAAGCTTGGGCGTGATGTCCGGCGGTCAGGTTTTCAATCTGCCTGATGATCCTTGAGAGGTAGAATGGTGCGAGGTTGTTTTCGGGTTCCTCGATTGCAAGAAGTGTTAGTGCGGGTAGAAGTGTGTTGCTTGTCCGAAAGCTACTTCCAGTGCGGCCTTTGAAGAGTTCTCGCTCAGTGTCTAGAGTAGCTGCGGTCACAGCGAGGTGGAATAGTGAGCGCTGCCCGTCGCTGAGGTCCTCAAGGCTTCGATCGCGCCCTGCCTCGTCAGGTTGGAATACGGCTTCCACGTTGCGAATGAACTCCTGAAATCGCAAATCTACTGGACGAAATACAGGCGTGGTGTCGGTTTCGGCGGAATGGACTTCCCGCCAGCGTTTCTCTAACGCTGCTGTTACTAGGCTTACGGCTGGTTCCTTTGCGAACGAGTTGTTGAGGGCTTTGCCTGTATTGGCGAATTCGCGCCTGAGTTGGTCGGACCAGTTTATTGCCCGCCATAGGCGACCGCGAAGGAATGTTGTAACCTGAGATGAGCCGTCTCTCGTTGCGGGAACATAAATGACTTGAATGCGGCTTCGATCGATAGCTTTGAGCTCGATTCGGTCGTCCTCTTCAAATGTGCCGAGCTTTCGGATGGCACAGACTCGTTGTTCGATGAAGCCATCCAGTGAGCCATCGTCGGTCCATGTTGCCTCCAGCCTGAGCCGGCACAGCATGCAGCCAGCGCTGTCTGCGATCATTTGATGGAAAAACTCAGGAATGGAGCTCTGGTCTTCGCCCTCCGATTCCAGTTCTGGGAAACGAAGCAAGACCTCGATTGACAGCTTGCGATCGTCGGGAGGAGAAGTTTCGGCGGCTGGAATGTGAAAGTCCTGGCGTCGTAATCGTTTTTGCTCTGAGGTGACGCCGAATAGCCTCAGGAGAGCTAGCATTATTGCTGTCTTGCCGGAGCCATTGAGGCCAACAAAGGCATTTAGGTCTGGAGACAGATTTATGGTTGTTGAATTGGGGCCAAAGCAGCGGAAGTTTGTGATTGTTATCTGTTCTATGAACATGGATTTGCGTTCTTGTGGTGGCCGACGTGGGCTGTCTGCAGGTGCGAATGACGCAGGGTTCACCACGTAGAATCCATACCTCTTACGAGGTAGGAGAATCGTGTCTTGCTGCCGCTTGGAGCGAGGAACTCGATTTGCCAAGCCTAAGACTAATTCATGTTGCCCTAGAATCGGCGTAAACTGCATCCATGGGCGCTGCGTCGAACTCTCCGGATGGCAAGAACTCGCTGCTGCGCGGTCTTCCCTCTATCGAACAACTCCTGCGACGGCCGTCGCTGGAGTCCCGGCTCGCGAATCTTCCTCATGCCCGCGCGGTCGCGGCCCTGCGGCTCGCCGTCGATCGAGTCCGAGCCCGGCTCCTCGCTGGTGACTTGCGTCCCTTCGAGGACGCGGACGTGGAAGCCGCACTCGCATCCCTCGCCACGCCGAACCTGCGGCCGGTGATCAACGCCACCGGCGTCGTGCTCCACACGAACCTGGGCCGCGCACCGCTCGCCCCCGAAGCCGTGGAGCGTGTCGCCGCCGTGGCCCGCGGCTACTCCAACCTCGAATACGACCTGGACGAAGGCGAACGCGGCAGCCGCTACGCGCCCCTCGTCGGCCTCCTGCGCACGCTCACCGGCGCGGAGGACGCCATCGTCGTCAACAACTGCGCCGGCGCCGTGCTCCTCATCCTCGCCGCGCTCGCTTCCGGCCGCGAGTGCATCGTCTCCCGCGGCGAGCTCGTCGAAATTGGCGGCGGCTTCCGCATCCCGGACGTCATGCGTCAGTCCGGCGCGACGCTCGTCGAAGTCGGCACCACCAACCGCACCCGCCGCGCGGACTACGCCAACGCCCTGAGCCCGGACACGGGACTCATCGTGAAGGTCCACCGCTCCAACTTCGCGCTCGTCGGCTTCACCGAAGAGGCAGCCCTCGCGGAGCTCGCCGGGCTGGGACGCTCCCGTGACGTGCCCGTGTTCCAGGACCTGGGCTCCGGCGCGCTCGTGCCCCTGTACGGCCCGGGCCTCACGACGGAGCCCACCGTCGGCCAGGCCATCCGGGATGGCGCGGACGTCGTCGCGTTCTCCGGGGACAAGCTGCTCGGCGGACCCCAGGCAGGCGTCATCGTCGGCCGCTCGGACCTGCTCCAGCGCATCAAGTCCCACCCGCTCACACGTGCGCTGCGTGTCGACAAGATGACGGTCGCGGCCCTGGAGGCGACCCTGGAGCTGTACCGGGATGGCCGCCCGGATGCGGTCCCCACCCAAAGCCTGCTCACCGTGCAGCCGGGTTTGTTACAGGCCCGTGCCGAACGCCTGGCAGCCTTGCTCGCGGCGAGCGGCGTCGGGTGTCGGGTCGTGTCCGTGGATGGACAGGTGGGAGGAGGTGCCATGCCTCTGGCCCGGTTGCCGTCCTTCGCTTGCAGCCTCACCGTAGAAGCGCCGAAACTATTCCTGGAACGCCTGCGCGAAGGCGAAGTGCCGGTTATTGGCAGGATTGCGGATGACGAGGTCGTTCTCGACGTCCGGTGTCTCTCAGAGGAGGACCTGGGGCAGGTCGCGCAGGCTGTGGCGGCCGCCCGTTCGGGAAGCCAGCCATGATCAACAGCGCCGTGCTCGTTTTAAACCGGTACTACCAACCGGTTCACGTGACGTCGGTCAAACGGGCCTTCTCCCTGCTGTATCAGGGCGTCGCCAAAGCCATTGACGAGCAGTACCGCCTGTATGAGTTCGAGGACTGGGCCGCCCTCAGCGCCACCCAGGACAGCATCACCACCATCGACCGCACCATCCGCATCCCGCGCGTCCTCGTGCTCGGCGCGTATGATCACCTGCCGCGTGCCAAGGTCCGCTTCTCGCGGCTCAACATCTACGCGCGCGACAACGACACCTGCCAGTACTGCGCGCGACAGCTGCCCCGTACCGACCTCAACCTGGACCACGTCAACCCGCGCACCCAGGGTGGCAAGACGACCTGGGAGAACGTCGTGTGCTCCTGCGTGCCCTGCAACCTGAAGAAGGGCGGACGCACGCCGGAGCAGGCCGGGATGCGGCTGCTCAAGAAGCCTGTTCGCCCGCGCTGGACGCCGCTCTTCCGCGGCGCCATCCGCAAGATCACCTACCGCGAGTGGCTGCCGTTCCTGCACCTCGCGGACGTGTCGTACTGGAACGTCGAGCTGCTCGACGAATAGCAACGACCGGCCCCCCGGCCGCCTGCCCCCCGAGCCTCCGGGCGCCGGGGCGCGGGCACCGGGTGCTACAGGTGCCGGCCGTGAAATGGCGGGGTGTCGACTCGGGCGGTAGGACGGGCTTTGATGCAAGTCTCCGTGAAGCCCGCCTCCCAGTCTCCAGCCGCACCCGCTTCGCTTGCTGGCGCTTCGCCGCGCGCGGAAAATGACGTGTCGCCCGTGGGACCCGCGGGCCTGACGCGGCGCTCGCGTTCGCGGCGCATCATCGCGGTGGGCGGCGGCAAGGGCGGCATCGGCAAGTCGATGGTGTCCGCGAACCTGGGCGTCGCGCTCGCGCAGGCAGGCCAGAAGGTGCTGCTCGTGGACGCGGACCTGGGCGGCGCCAACCTGCACACCTGCCTGGGCGTGGGACCTCCGGAGGCCACGCTGTCCGACTTCCTGCGGCGCGGGAAGGCCCACCTCGAAGAGGTGATGGTCGCCACCGGCGTGCCGGGCCTGTCGCTGATCGCCGGCGCGCAGGACTCGCTGGACGCGGCGAACCTCAAGTACGCGCAGAAGCAGAAGCTGCTCCGCACGCTGCTGTCGCAGACGACGGCGGACTACCTCATCCTGGACCTGGGTGCGGGCACCAGCTTCAACACGCTCGACTTCTTCCTCATCGCGGACCACGGCCTGCTCGTCGTGCTGCCGGAGCCCACCTCCGTGGAGAACGCGTACCGCTTCGTCAAGGCGGCCTTCTTCCGCAAGCTCCAGCAGACCGAGTCACGCTACGGCATCCAGGACATGGTCGAGGGCGCGCTGTCCACCCGCGAGGGCGGCCTGCGGACGCTGCACGACATCGTCGCGCAGGTGCGGCGCAAGGCCCCGTCCGACGCGGAGCGGCTGGAGCGCGAACTGGCCGCGTTCCACGTGCGGCTCGTCGTGAACCAGGCGCGCACGGACGCGGACGAGAAGGTCGGCGGGGCGATGGTGTCCGCGTGGAAGAAGTTCTTCGGCATCGACATGGATGACCTGGGCGCCCTGCGCCACGACGACGAGGCGTGGAGGGCGGTGCGCAAGCGCAAGCCGGTGCTCCTCGAGCGGCCCGATTCGCCCGTATCCCAGGGACTCCAGCGCATCGCCGCGCGTATCCTCACGCTCGACGGCCTTTCCACCGAGCCCGCCACCCCATGAAGCCCTTCGCGCAGCAGACCTACTACGAGCTCCTGGAGGTGCCGCCCACGGCGACCGATGAGGAGATCCGCGCGGCCCACCAGCGCCTGATGGAGCTGTATTCGCCGGACTCCATCGCGGTGTACGCGCTGGGTGATCCGGATCAGGTGGACGCGCTGCGTGAACGGATGAACGAAGCGATGGAGATGCTCACCGACGCGGACCTGCGCGTCGAGTATGACCGCTCCATCGGGCTGACCACCGAGC
This genomic interval carries:
- a CDS encoding ATP-dependent endonuclease, which codes for MVNPASFAPADSPRRPPQERKSMFIEQITITNFRCFGPNSTTINLSPDLNAFVGLNGSGKTAIMLALLRLFGVTSEQKRLRRQDFHIPAAETSPPDDRKLSIEVLLRFPELESEGEDQSSIPEFFHQMIADSAGCMLCRLRLEATWTDDGSLDGFIEQRVCAIRKLGTFEEDDRIELKAIDRSRIQVIYVPATRDGSSQVTTFLRGRLWRAINWSDQLRREFANTGKALNNSFAKEPAVSLVTAALEKRWREVHSAETDTTPVFRPVDLRFQEFIRNVEAVFQPDEAGRDRSLEDLSDGQRSLFHLAVTAATLDTERELFKGRTGSSFRTSNTLLPALTLLAIEEPENNLAPFYLSRIIRQIENLTAGHHAQAFISSHSPSILARIDPASVRYFRLDHHNRTTQVRSISLPTHEEEAAKFIREAVRTFPELYFSKFVILGEGSSEEVVLPKLAEALGLPIDRSFVAVVPLGGRHVNHLWRLLSDLEIPHATLLDLDVGRHGGGWGRIKTACEQLLARGVAANQLFRTVDPAGAHINLSHFDQYNYTDQSSLLNDWVNYLRTFNIYFCTPLDLDFSMLTSLPLAYQRAEGDMVGPSPRGDALSAVLGENGNPAFYKTTDETIFRWYRYLFLGRGKPSTHLRVLGRLLPNELRDSIPEVLKSLLDSVASRITSKPASPSQ
- a CDS encoding VOC family protein, whose protein sequence is MSVKFNHTIVHAKDQVASARFLAELLGLPEPTRFGHFHAVKLSDGATLDYMTTQEAISAQHYAFLVSEEVFDSLIAKIRERKIQHWADPFGHQENQINTHDGGRGVYFQDPSGHYMEAITVPYGGW
- a CDS encoding HNH endonuclease, whose protein sequence is MINSAVLVLNRYYQPVHVTSVKRAFSLLYQGVAKAIDEQYRLYEFEDWAALSATQDSITTIDRTIRIPRVLVLGAYDHLPRAKVRFSRLNIYARDNDTCQYCARQLPRTDLNLDHVNPRTQGGKTTWENVVCSCVPCNLKKGGRTPEQAGMRLLKKPVRPRWTPLFRGAIRKITYREWLPFLHLADVSYWNVELLDE
- a CDS encoding UvrD-helicase domain-containing protein, whose amino-acid sequence is MHTTPIESWRPKGITELEPNAWKALRHVGNSCVVAGPGAGKTEFLAQRAAYLLETGLCRPPHRVLAISFKTDAASNLTTRIQQRCDPTNSNRFISLTFDAFTKGLIDRFSAIIPPPWRPTRQYKIHHPSKHQLDDFLDRTRIGAPLAWQKDIAALTALHFEPRLVGEFRLPQSPLNPTNGIEFAISRWWLENLQHSTGPIMTFVMINRLAELLLRTNAQVARALRATYPFVFIDEFQDTTYAQYDFLQSVFASSRTVVTAVGDDKQRIMAWAGARTDSFSKFQTDFSANKIPLLCNFRSSPELIHIQHVVARALDKESSPAVSYSTKKITGDVAQIWNCRTEASEAKYLATWLSEDIARRRTSARDYVLLVRQSAEQFEGKFRDPLATVGLSIRNESRSLGKTTLQELLTEKFTSVSLALLRLGAKRQAPLAWRTATTFVEQLQANGEIDETASNRAEKSLTAFLRELRSAMALAPPSEASVRDISSRILTFLNRDALSQTYQEYNSGDKLQIAIEAFHLHLSSCASTASNWDSCISAFEGQGRIPLMTIHKSKGLEFDTIIFVGLDDKMWWSHVAGNPEGIATFFVALSRAKQRAIFTFCSERGQRKRTADIYQLLNTAGVPEIQVSS
- a CDS encoding serine/threonine-protein kinase, whose translation is MDPKDRDSGGVAYLRPEALHGKGPADDGLEPTLPQVRTPVSPGGTLLQGAVTPRPPVPVHQGLVPGQVVAGRYRVEKWLGVGGTSAVYQALDLKQHQRVALKVLAVPYADEAMVTRFRQEVEHARALEHVNILHVFDVGADGDRHYLTVELLEGKDLRQVMQEGRPTLANALRWLTHATVALEHAHAHGVLHRDVKPGNLFITRTGVLKLMDFGLAKSAHVMGNTAQGATLGTPEYMAPEQVTGTPVSPATDLYALGVVAYELLAGRLPFRHAQPVPLMLMHVQETAVPPRKLRPELPEAFEQVVLRLMRKRPEERYASATVLRAELAKLWPLVLRLGRAL
- a CDS encoding transglycosylase SLT domain-containing protein, whose translation is MNVSLQHLALLASAALLSAQAPAPADTRSAPAAQAATAPAAKAPAVTDDTDLAPTVRTDSAPSEAQLTPPPDADKVPLPMGYVQVLNPAFPGIVPPTPVVHRGRRYGLEDLSPYFADGKKREAKDAFDKGQYTKARALLEGEGNSPPVRYLRALSAVRAGDDKSAATEMAALANDYPALKDRCLTHAGVALESQGRLDDAAASFKQVPEGSRMYVDARLGLARVLRKKKDYDGAMAALEPLTARAMTGWGRNVGAEALIATADLAAEKKDKAAERAALWKLWASQPLSPIVKQVEKRLKGQTPPVEARVGRAEALIEAHRNKQGMAILEPMLKTLKMPDALACRAHFAYGKGQRKERQHTVAIQVLTPVVEQCKDRDLLARALYVLGSSRSIVDQQRGTDTYERLAKEFPDHSFADDALFYAADLYVKTNRPKEAMARLDEVARLYPKGDFLGEALFKAFWVARTSKAEDGGFSFLDRIEEQFANADESYDVERARYWRARTLEERGNIQGAVELMEKLAVEHPATYYGLMARTKLGELDPKRLEAVSSSIFEVPEAASPWPMFAGPMGDDPHFRAGVELLRLGFADSVSSELMLVNRANQPPESMRLLVMVLSQSGDARSAHAIARLALRKDLSGRITAQTRPVWEVAYPNAFRDLIEKHTAPAGVEPDLLQALMREESALDPKALSWAGAMGLTQLMPSTAKGVAHDLKVKKFTVDSLLQPELNIRFGAHYLGGLIKQFKGHTPYAVGSYNAGSGAVNRWRAANPALPLDAWVEEIPIAETRGYIKRVLRSYNTYQLLYGRAPKVPVMPSASR
- the selA gene encoding L-seryl-tRNA(Sec) selenium transferase; amino-acid sequence: MGAASNSPDGKNSLLRGLPSIEQLLRRPSLESRLANLPHARAVAALRLAVDRVRARLLAGDLRPFEDADVEAALASLATPNLRPVINATGVVLHTNLGRAPLAPEAVERVAAVARGYSNLEYDLDEGERGSRYAPLVGLLRTLTGAEDAIVVNNCAGAVLLILAALASGRECIVSRGELVEIGGGFRIPDVMRQSGATLVEVGTTNRTRRADYANALSPDTGLIVKVHRSNFALVGFTEEAALAELAGLGRSRDVPVFQDLGSGALVPLYGPGLTTEPTVGQAIRDGADVVAFSGDKLLGGPQAGVIVGRSDLLQRIKSHPLTRALRVDKMTVAALEATLELYRDGRPDAVPTQSLLTVQPGLLQARAERLAALLAASGVGCRVVSVDGQVGGGAMPLARLPSFACSLTVEAPKLFLERLREGEVPVIGRIADDEVVLDVRCLSEEDLGQVAQAVAAARSGSQP